The Pseudophaeobacter arcticus DSM 23566 genome includes a region encoding these proteins:
- a CDS encoding heavy metal translocating P-type ATPase, protein MQHRQISVQITGLNCAGCVGRAEKALAAIPGVSEASVNLATAKGQVQAAPDLEPAELVSALERAGYPAALSRVSLDIEGLSCASCVGRAEAALRAVPGVVTAEVNLATERADVSYLTGATRAADLCAASTKAGYPASLRGGEADATEQAQQRRTQEISALVRQVSIATVLTLPVFVIEMGSHMLPAMHHWVLANIGQSNSYMLQFVLATLVLVGPGRQFYGIGVPALLRGAPDMNALVALGTAAAYGFSVISTFFPHLLPPGSANVYFEAACVIVVLILTGRLLEARAKGRTGAAIRKLVSLQPKTAELVRGDTVIETPVDEIAPGDLIRLRPGARVAVDGEVTSGTSFVDESMLSGEPLPVEKGKAARLSAGTVNGSGVLEFRATHVGRDTALAQIIQMVEQAQGAKLPVQGLVDRITMWFVPAVLLTACLTILVWLLLGPAPALPLALVAGVSVLIIACPCAMGLATPTSIMVGIGRAAQLGVLFRKGDALQRLQSVQVVALDKTGTLTEGHPALTSLQPAEGFDRDAVLRLVGAAEAQSEHPIAKALVAAAGKDLPKAEQVEALPGFGLRAHVEGREVLIGAARLMQREAIDCAALVTLAQSWGAAGETPFYVAIDGQLAAVLAVADPIKQGTAAAIKALQAQGLKVAMITGDAEATAQAIAARLGIDALRAECLPEDKVTVLKDLQDSYGALAFVGDGLNDAPALAAADVGVAIGTGTDVAIEAADVVLVSGDLRGVQDALMVSRATMRNIRQNLGWAFGYNLVLVPVAAGVLYPFGGPLLSPVLAAGAMALSSVFVLSNALRLHRLKSSLDEGTEVSKPGTASFHPAI, encoded by the coding sequence ATGCAACATCGTCAAATCTCAGTGCAGATCACGGGGCTTAATTGCGCGGGCTGTGTTGGCCGGGCTGAAAAAGCTCTGGCCGCGATACCGGGGGTCAGTGAGGCTTCGGTTAATCTGGCCACAGCCAAGGGGCAGGTGCAGGCTGCACCGGATCTGGAACCGGCAGAGCTGGTCTCGGCACTCGAGCGGGCAGGCTATCCGGCTGCCTTGTCGCGGGTGAGCCTGGATATCGAAGGGCTGAGCTGCGCCTCTTGTGTGGGGCGGGCAGAGGCGGCTTTGCGTGCGGTTCCCGGCGTGGTTACCGCTGAGGTGAACCTGGCCACCGAGCGGGCGGATGTCAGTTACCTGACCGGGGCCACGCGCGCAGCAGATCTGTGCGCTGCCAGCACGAAGGCGGGTTATCCCGCCTCCCTGCGGGGCGGTGAAGCGGATGCGACAGAGCAGGCGCAACAGCGCCGAACGCAGGAAATCAGCGCGTTGGTGCGTCAGGTGAGCATTGCTACGGTCCTGACGCTGCCGGTTTTTGTGATCGAAATGGGCAGCCACATGCTGCCTGCCATGCATCATTGGGTGCTGGCCAATATCGGCCAGAGCAATAGCTACATGCTGCAATTTGTTCTTGCGACTTTGGTGCTGGTCGGACCAGGGCGTCAGTTTTATGGCATAGGCGTACCCGCCCTGTTGCGCGGCGCACCTGATATGAACGCGCTGGTGGCGCTGGGAACGGCGGCGGCCTATGGGTTTTCGGTGATCTCGACCTTTTTTCCACACCTGTTGCCACCTGGTTCGGCCAATGTTTATTTCGAGGCCGCCTGTGTCATCGTGGTCCTGATCCTGACGGGGCGCTTGCTGGAGGCCCGCGCCAAAGGGCGCACCGGGGCGGCAATTCGCAAACTGGTCTCTTTGCAGCCCAAAACAGCAGAGCTGGTACGGGGCGATACGGTGATTGAAACCCCGGTGGACGAGATTGCCCCCGGAGATCTGATCCGGCTGCGCCCCGGGGCGCGGGTCGCGGTGGATGGAGAGGTGACCTCTGGCACCTCCTTTGTGGATGAAAGCATGCTGAGCGGTGAGCCACTCCCGGTGGAAAAGGGCAAGGCCGCGCGGCTTTCGGCTGGGACTGTGAACGGATCCGGCGTGCTGGAGTTTCGCGCCACCCATGTGGGGCGGGATACCGCGCTGGCGCAGATCATCCAGATGGTTGAACAAGCGCAGGGCGCAAAACTGCCGGTACAGGGCCTGGTCGACCGTATCACCATGTGGTTTGTGCCAGCGGTCTTGCTGACGGCCTGTTTAACAATTCTGGTCTGGCTGTTGCTGGGGCCTGCGCCCGCCTTGCCGCTGGCCCTGGTGGCCGGTGTTTCCGTGCTGATCATTGCCTGCCCCTGTGCCATGGGGCTGGCGACGCCGACCTCGATCATGGTTGGCATTGGCCGGGCGGCGCAACTGGGGGTGCTGTTTCGCAAAGGTGACGCCCTGCAGAGGCTGCAATCGGTCCAGGTGGTGGCGTTGGACAAAACCGGCACCCTGACCGAAGGACACCCGGCCCTGACCAGTCTGCAGCCTGCGGAAGGCTTTGATCGGGATGCGGTGTTGCGGCTGGTTGGCGCCGCAGAGGCCCAGTCAGAACACCCCATCGCCAAGGCCCTGGTTGCGGCGGCTGGCAAGGACCTGCCCAAGGCCGAACAGGTTGAGGCCTTGCCGGGTTTTGGGCTGCGGGCCCATGTCGAGGGGCGCGAGGTGCTGATTGGAGCCGCGCGGCTGATGCAACGCGAGGCGATAGACTGTGCCGCGCTTGTCACCCTGGCGCAGAGCTGGGGGGCCGCAGGGGAGACGCCGTTTTATGTGGCGATCGACGGCCAGCTTGCGGCGGTGCTGGCGGTGGCAGATCCCATCAAGCAGGGCACAGCGGCCGCCATCAAGGCGCTGCAGGCGCAGGGCCTGAAAGTGGCAATGATCACCGGCGACGCAGAGGCAACGGCGCAGGCCATTGCGGCGCGGCTGGGTATTGATGCGCTGCGTGCCGAATGCCTGCCAGAGGACAAGGTCACGGTGCTCAAAGATCTGCAAGACAGCTATGGTGCGCTTGCCTTTGTAGGCGATGGGCTCAACGATGCCCCGGCGTTGGCGGCTGCGGATGTGGGGGTTGCCATTGGCACCGGCACCGATGTGGCGATTGAGGCTGCGGATGTGGTGCTGGTTTCTGGTGATTTGCGCGGGGTGCAGGATGCGCTTATGGTGAGCCGCGCCACCATGCGCAACATCCGGCAAAACCTTGGATGGGCCTTTGGCTATAACCTAGTTCTGGTGCCGGTTGCGGCGGGGGTACTTTATCCTTTTGGCGGGCCGTTGCTGTCTCCAGTGCTGGCGGCTGGCGCTATGGCGCTGTCCAGCGTCTTTGTCCTGAGCAAC